One window of Papaver somniferum cultivar HN1 chromosome 9, ASM357369v1, whole genome shotgun sequence genomic DNA carries:
- the LOC113311094 gene encoding pumilio homolog 2-like produces MGDQDLHDIESLLIEIPNATSASPNAEESVRGNSLKVENGKSSPTTAFPNYYNGSHGLGTSPSRNSSIYGGISFERHNSASTKLFQSSFDQKHEMNGNPDGTRMTMKNNSQTPMSQGGVQDSSNHSEDQPLASSFTQFSFKNNASEGQQPMSGLVPGSMNGSPPSLTKSLNGLSLSSPRRNSLDRSNMEVNNGHKTGNSHKLEELKKKKNRHGQPLQDFDFNVEEPRRTVPMYSTSMPLDPTLSTFPIISSVPTPDFDYSTAPYQQPYFLNAQSAIPCMHPQELSQSHLAWRYMEEERYYRMQQQYLYMQQFQNQGFVPQVEENGNSTVRAPARTLWQPCFDMPVQNEAEQENKVPSRNGSRKLNAPEYPLMGRGCHCYAPDFSLNGENCSVGHEQSQTSVNPSIYSSATRSVKDLEAVQVLDKVGKHAYPEKLLTRSHGLNSLRYISPASISDHELQNHANTGGRVLGDAIFRHQLSMPNTGSFQLRGCSGDVDIRHGNSRIQPQKFNSLDEVAGRIYKLAKDQNGARFLQRRFIEGTTEDINKIFCEIIDHIVELMTDSFGNYLVQKLLEVCSETQRMQILRAITKKPGDLVKISSDMHGTRAVQKVIETLKSQEQFSMVVSSLKPGIVSLIKDPHGNHVAQRCLQHLMPQYSGFLFEAVTAHCFELATDRHGCCVLQKCLSNSDFEQKRRLICEVTSNALILSQDPFGNYVVQFILELEVPWATADALSQLDGNYGNLSMQKYSSNVVEKCLKYGGEERRTRIVKELISNSSLDQILLHPYGNYVIQAALNSSKGALHAALVEAIDPHVPALKTNPFGKKVLSCYSRKK; encoded by the exons ATGGGTGATCAGGATCTCCATGACATTGAGAGTCTTTTGATAGAGATACCAAATGCTACCTCTGCAAGTCCAAATGCTGAAGAATCTGTGAGGGGAAATTCTCTCAAAGTGGAAAACGGAAAATCATCTCCAACTACAGCTTTTCCTAACTACTACAATGGTTCTCATGGTCTGGGAACAAGTCCCAGCAGGAACTCATCTATTTATGGGGGTATTTCTTTTGAGAGACACAATTCCGCCTCTACAAAATTATTTCAAAGTTCATTTGATCAGAAGCACGAAATGAACGGGAATCCAGATGGAACTAGAATGACTATGAAGAACAATTCTCAAACACCCATGAGTCAGGGAGGCGTGCAGGACTCCTCAAATCATTCGGAGGACCAACCTTTGGCATCTTCATTCACTCAATTTAGCTTCAAGAATAATGCCTCTGAGGGACAGCAGCCTATGTCTGGTTTGGTTCCGGGAAGCATGAATGGTTCCCCTCCTTCATTAACCAAATCTCTGAATGGTCTGAGTTTGTCCAGTCCTAGGCGAAATAGTCTTGATAGATCTAATATGGAGGTCAATAATGGTCACAAAACTGGAAATTCTCACAAATTGgaagaactgaagaagaagaaaaacaggcATGGCCAACCACTTCAGGACTTTGACTTTAACGTTGAAGAGCCTCGACGTACCGTTCCAATGTACTCCACATCCATGCCTTTAGATCCAACTCTGAGCACCTTTCCAATCATCTCTAGTGTTCCAACACCTGATTTTGATTACTCAACTGCCCCGTATCAACAGCCATACTTTTTAAATGCCCAATCAGCTATTCCCTGTATGCATCCACAGGAGCTAAGCCAATCTCATCTTGCATGGCGGTATATGGAAGAAGAGAGATATTACAGGATGCAGCAACAATACCTTTACATGCAGCAGTTCCAAAATCAGGGATTTGTGCCTCAAGTTGAAGAAAATGGTAACTCTACAGTTagggctccagctaggacattaTGGCAACCATGCTTTGATATGCCAGTCCAAAACGAGGCAGAACAGGAAAACAAAGTCCCGTCTCGGAACGGGTCTAGAAAGCTCAATGCGCCAGAATATCCGTTGATGGGTCGCGGATGTCATTGCTATGCTCCAGACTTCTCTTTGAATGGAGAGAACTGCTCGGTTGGACATGAGCAAAGTCAAACGTCAGTGAACCCTTCTATATATTCTTCTGCCACTCGCTCAGTTAAAGATTTAGAAGCAGTTCAAGTTTTGGATAAAGTGGGAAAACATGCTTATCCTGAAAAGCTTCTTACAAGGTCACATGGACTGAATTCTCTAAGATATATAAGTCCGGCCTCTATTTCTGATCATGAATTACAAAATCATGCCAACACGGGCGGGAGAGTTCTGGGGGATGCGATTTTCCGTCACCAATTATCCATGCCAAATACTGGATCATTTCAGTTGCGTGGTTGTTCTGGTGATGTGGATATTAGACATGGTAATTCTAGGATACAACCACAAAAGTTTAACTCATTGGATGAAGTTGCAGGCCGCATTTATAAACTGGCTAAAGATCAGAATGGAGCTCGCTTCCTGCAAAGAAGGTTCATAGAGGGTACTACTGAAGATATCAACAAAATCTTTTGTGAAATTATTGATCATATTGTTGAGCTCATGACAGATTCTTTTGGTAATTACCTGGTCCAAAAACTGCTCGAAGTATGTAGTGAGACTCAAAGGATGCAGATACTTCGTGCAATAACTAAAAAACCTGGTGACCTTGTTAAAATTTCGAGCGACATGCACGG GACTCGAGCTGTACAAAAGGTGATAGAAACCCTCAAGAGTCAGGAGCAATTTTCAATGGTAGTTTCGTCGTTGAAGCCTGGGATTGTGAGCTTAATTAAAGATCCACATGGTAATCATGTTGCACAACGCTGCTTGCAACACTTGATGCCTCAGTACAGTGGG TTTCTTTTTGAAGCTGTAACCGCACACTGCTTTGAGCTTGCAACAGATCGTCATGGCTGCTGTGTACTCCAAAAGTGCCTTAGCAATTCTGATTTTGAACAGAAGCGGCGCTTGATCTGTGAGGTCACCTCAAATGCGCTTATCCTTTCACAAGATCCCTTCGG GAACTATGTCGTGCAATTTATCTTGGAACTTGAGGTTCCATGGGCAACAGCGGATGCCCTCAGTCAACTAGATGGAAATTACGGAAATCTGTCTATGCAGAAATACAGCAGCAATGTAGTAGAGAAATGTCTAAAATACGGTGGTGAAGAGCGCCGCACTCGAATCGTCAAGGAACTGATAAGCAATTCATCTTTAGACCAGATTTTGCTTCACCCTTATGGCAATTATGTTATTCAGGCTGCACTCAATAGCTCGAAG GGAGCTCTTCACGCTGCTTTGGTGGAGGCTATCGATCCCCATGTACCTGCACTGAAAACCAACCCCTTTGGGAAGAAAGTTCTCTCGTGCTATAGTCGGAAGAAGTAA